A genomic window from Methanovulcanius yangii includes:
- a CDS encoding hybrid sensor histidine kinase/response regulator yields MAGEVVVFRVLMVDEEEDVLKAGRLFLEKDGDIQVDTATSGKGALEKLAVSEYDAIVSDYHMPGMNGVEFLREVRARYDDIPFFILTGKSEEEVVIEALNAGATGYQRKGIAVREIFTDITNQLRIAVQKRQMEQKLAQSEIRFFDLVEHANDLIESVRPDGTIIHVNRAWRETLGYTEEEINSMTIFDVVAPESLDEYMHLFAGLMNCAEHSRFRTTYLTRDGRRVYLEGSVNCRCDNGNPLSTRGIFRDVSELRRGQGELRLLHALIESLPCAIFVLTPQGEILSTSGSTTAIFGEAGTAAVGMAFGDFIGDHDAVRAIIGDAMQTGTGYGHAVTGRDGAVHLRIRAVRVSGEGEEPERLVVSCLDDRWMHMVRESFRLLAEGVGVPVAVLGEKGEIVFANHPMAALAGIPDPGRLRGISFATLFFGGTLPEPSLAESEPAPWAACAGKVSARVRVLPIVYEGEDGRLLIFSDARREEAASK; encoded by the coding sequence ATGGCAGGTGAGGTTGTAGTGTTTCGAGTGCTGATGGTGGATGAAGAAGAGGACGTGCTCAAGGCAGGCAGACTCTTTCTGGAAAAGGACGGCGATATTCAGGTGGATACGGCCACGTCCGGGAAAGGGGCCCTTGAAAAGCTCGCGGTATCGGAATATGACGCCATCGTCTCGGATTATCACATGCCGGGGATGAACGGGGTCGAGTTTCTCCGGGAGGTCCGGGCACGGTACGACGACATTCCCTTCTTCATCCTCACGGGCAAGTCGGAAGAGGAGGTGGTCATCGAGGCCCTCAATGCAGGAGCCACAGGATACCAGCGCAAGGGCATCGCGGTCAGGGAGATCTTCACCGACATCACGAACCAGCTGAGAATTGCCGTTCAGAAACGGCAGATGGAACAAAAACTCGCCCAGAGCGAGATCCGGTTCTTCGATCTCGTCGAACACGCAAATGACCTGATCGAATCGGTCCGTCCGGACGGGACGATCATCCATGTGAACCGTGCCTGGCGGGAGACGCTCGGCTATACGGAAGAGGAGATCAACTCGATGACGATCTTCGACGTCGTCGCCCCCGAATCCCTCGACGAGTACATGCACCTCTTCGCAGGACTGATGAACTGTGCCGAGCACTCGCGGTTCCGTACCACCTATCTCACACGCGACGGGAGAAGGGTCTACCTGGAGGGGAGCGTCAACTGCCGGTGCGACAACGGCAACCCCCTCTCGACCCGGGGCATCTTCCGGGATGTCTCCGAACTCAGGCGGGGGCAGGGGGAGCTCAGGCTTCTCCACGCCCTCATCGAAAGCCTCCCCTGCGCCATCTTTGTCCTCACGCCGCAAGGAGAGATCCTCTCCACCAGCGGCAGTACGACGGCGATCTTCGGGGAGGCCGGGACGGCGGCGGTCGGTATGGCCTTCGGCGACTTCATCGGCGACCATGACGCCGTACGGGCCATCATCGGCGATGCGATGCAGACCGGCACCGGCTATGGTCATGCCGTCACCGGCAGGGACGGCGCCGTCCACCTGCGCATCCGGGCGGTGCGGGTCTCCGGAGAGGGGGAGGAGCCGGAGCGTCTGGTGGTCAGCTGTCTCGACGACCGCTGGATGCACATGGTACGCGAATCGTTCCGGCTCCTCGCGGAAGGGGTGGGCGTCCCGGTCGCCGTTCTCGGTGAAAAGGGGGAGATCGTCTTTGCCAACCATCCGATGGCCGCCCTTGCCGGCATCCCCGACCCCGGACGCCTCCGCGGCATCTCATTTGCCACCCTCTTCTTCGGGGGCACGCTCCCGGAACCCTCCCTCGCGGAGAGCGAACCCGCCCCCTGGGCCGCCTGCGCAGGAAAGGTCAGCGCCCGTGTCCGGGTGCTTCCGATTGTCTATGAAGGCGAAGACGGTCGTCTCCTGATATTCAGCGACGCACGGCGTGAAGAGGCGGCATCAAAATAA
- a CDS encoding tetratricopeptide repeat protein, producing MTKKNPEDVNAWYIMGAAFEATGEFARAGESFDAMLKIDQENSLAWYHRGIAMINTGRYEDALYSFEKVMTGGGGDSAMSWINTEADLNLFGQETSKRQAVARTMDIDVRENALLERQADAYMHLRKYREALTVYTRLLDADRNNVDAWRNKAEALMNMGDYERAAEALTKVTTAYPTDWPALTMLGDAWMKTGNPAKAEEVYHKVVGAGHGDIGTVRRLGEMYQNSGRHEEALALFDEVLAVHPADAGTQVLKAASLLELGQYHEALAAYEAVGGKHARDLTVLRSMATAFEHLGMYPDALAMIDQALAIAPRDISLFSQKAGLLEKAGELEAAAEYYTRVVEEEPGRAGATLRFGESLKCLGKFDEAIYFYQRSLERNKEDPDAWIALGNAYLRKGDPAHAHRCMEKAEALRPDDPVIRFEHGWILAKMRMYPEAIAAFDEALARNPDHAPSLRERANALLESGRPDEAAKGLTGYLALVPDDTSARILLGHAEEQNGNYEEAIARYREALEANPKDTDTWLRLAGAFMHEGRYGEVADVAAAVTEEDPASRAAWEFRAAALERLGRYQEAIAACRKLISFDEGDTLARSRLAGALLKSANYAEAAEAYAAVVAAEPENAEARYLMAEALLASGQYKDALRVVREIRGLSPRSPVPPFLSARINERLGLFDDAAEDYRSSIELDRKNPAFWCAYGLLLDAVGRYQEAGKAFETVLETDPENITALYGKGIALADIGRHEMAVEAFKKVIARNPAFTAAATRMGASLACLGRYEEAAEAFATLAEPEPPAEKTGPATSPTSDFD from the coding sequence GTGACGAAGAAGAACCCGGAGGACGTGAATGCATGGTACATCATGGGGGCGGCGTTCGAGGCGACGGGCGAATTCGCCCGCGCCGGGGAGTCTTTCGATGCGATGCTCAAGATCGACCAGGAGAACAGCCTTGCCTGGTACCATCGCGGCATCGCCATGATCAACACCGGCCGCTACGAAGACGCCCTCTACAGCTTCGAGAAGGTGATGACCGGCGGCGGAGGTGACAGTGCAATGTCCTGGATCAACACCGAGGCGGACCTCAACCTCTTCGGCCAGGAGACATCGAAGCGGCAGGCGGTGGCCCGGACGATGGACATCGACGTCCGGGAAAATGCCCTCCTTGAACGGCAGGCGGATGCATATATGCACCTGAGGAAGTACCGCGAGGCGCTCACCGTCTATACGCGGCTTCTCGACGCCGACCGCAACAATGTCGACGCATGGCGCAACAAGGCAGAGGCGCTCATGAATATGGGCGACTACGAGCGGGCCGCCGAGGCGCTTACGAAGGTGACGACGGCCTACCCCACGGACTGGCCGGCCCTGACGATGCTCGGCGACGCCTGGATGAAGACGGGGAATCCCGCAAAGGCAGAGGAGGTCTACCACAAGGTGGTCGGGGCGGGACACGGAGATATCGGCACGGTGCGCAGGCTCGGGGAGATGTACCAGAACAGCGGGCGCCACGAAGAGGCGCTTGCCCTCTTCGATGAAGTCCTCGCCGTCCACCCCGCCGATGCCGGCACCCAGGTCCTCAAGGCGGCATCCCTCCTCGAACTCGGCCAGTACCACGAGGCCCTTGCGGCCTACGAGGCGGTCGGGGGCAAGCACGCCCGCGACCTGACCGTGCTCCGGTCGATGGCGACGGCCTTCGAACATCTCGGCATGTATCCCGACGCCCTTGCGATGATTGATCAGGCGCTCGCGATTGCTCCGCGGGACATCAGCCTCTTCTCCCAGAAGGCGGGACTTCTCGAGAAGGCCGGCGAACTCGAGGCCGCGGCCGAGTACTATACCCGTGTCGTCGAGGAGGAACCGGGACGAGCCGGGGCCACCCTCCGGTTCGGGGAATCGCTCAAGTGCCTGGGGAAGTTCGATGAGGCGATCTACTTCTACCAGCGCTCGCTCGAGCGCAACAAGGAGGACCCGGATGCATGGATTGCGCTCGGGAACGCCTATCTGAGAAAGGGCGATCCCGCCCATGCCCACCGGTGCATGGAGAAGGCCGAAGCCCTTCGCCCGGACGACCCGGTGATCCGGTTCGAGCACGGATGGATTCTCGCAAAGATGCGGATGTACCCCGAGGCGATCGCCGCCTTCGACGAGGCGCTCGCCCGCAACCCCGACCACGCCCCCTCACTTCGGGAGCGGGCAAATGCCCTCCTTGAAAGCGGCAGGCCGGATGAGGCGGCAAAAGGGCTCACCGGGTACCTCGCCCTCGTCCCGGACGACACCTCCGCCCGCATCCTTCTCGGGCATGCTGAGGAACAGAACGGCAACTACGAAGAAGCGATTGCCCGGTACCGCGAGGCGCTGGAGGCAAACCCGAAGGACACGGACACATGGCTGCGCCTCGCAGGGGCCTTCATGCACGAGGGCCGGTACGGGGAGGTCGCCGATGTTGCGGCCGCGGTGACCGAAGAGGACCCTGCAAGCCGGGCGGCCTGGGAGTTCCGCGCAGCCGCACTGGAGCGCCTCGGGCGCTACCAGGAAGCCATCGCCGCGTGCCGCAAGCTGATCTCCTTTGACGAGGGCGACACCCTTGCCCGCTCACGGCTGGCAGGAGCCCTCCTCAAGTCGGCGAATTATGCGGAGGCCGCAGAGGCATATGCCGCGGTCGTTGCGGCAGAACCGGAAAACGCCGAGGCCCGGTACCTGATGGCCGAGGCGCTTCTTGCCTCCGGGCAGTACAAAGACGCCCTCCGGGTCGTCCGGGAGATCCGCGGGCTCTCGCCACGGTCCCCGGTTCCCCCCTTCCTGTCGGCCCGCATCAACGAGCGGCTCGGCCTCTTCGATGACGCGGCAGAGGATTACCGAAGCTCCATCGAGCTCGACCGGAAGAACCCGGCGTTCTGGTGTGCCTATGGCCTCCTTCTCGATGCAGTGGGACGCTACCAGGAGGCGGGCAAGGCCTTCGAGACGGTCCTCGAAACAGACCCCGAAAATATCACCGCCCTCTACGGAAAGGGCATCGCCCTCGCCGACATCGGCAGGCACGAAATGGCCGTGGAGGCATTCAAAAAGGTGATCGCCCGGAATCCGGCCTTCACCGCGGCCGCAACGAGAATGGGGGCGTCGCTTGCCTGCCTGGGCAGATATGAAGAGGCGGCGGAGGCCTTCGCCACCCTCGCCGAACCGGAACCTCCGGCAGAAAAGACGGGCCCTGCCACCTCCCCCACGTCCGATTTTGACTGA
- a CDS encoding 4Fe-4S binding protein, with protein MNTSSLRRILPAGAAGTAMLAAPACAAVCPKGIGNCPYPGRCLMYTDADGNRLCDFTATDAGSPAGEVAASAGDGTSAAGTTLDGLSSSSPDAGSTGAADIILASPALLWAVLFVIINIALLWAVRSGRTGLPANLDVGTVALTSLVALPVSGCLALLLSGDVMLGSTGAIVYMLAGTVLAAVVWTRGLMTKKTTLLLLGATTAFGFVFAAPLMPVYFYGFVATLTGIQVLGLGMAAILLLVLLTFFTGRAFCAHICPVGTLQELASRLPGRKFRVNNRIVPQAVRLVVLAAAVAGVFVSVNLLAATGVESFFSLALTAGTLVFAAILVVSIVVYRPLCRFLCPFGAVFSACAAVGTTGIVRTDACIGCRKCEKVCPTGEAAPDTRNAECYLCGRCTEVCPVEGALVFSDPFAGEKKI; from the coding sequence ATGAACACCTCCTCCCTTCGACGAATCCTCCCCGCAGGGGCGGCCGGGACGGCGATGCTTGCCGCCCCCGCCTGTGCGGCCGTCTGCCCGAAAGGTATCGGCAACTGCCCGTATCCGGGGAGGTGCCTGATGTACACCGATGCAGACGGCAACCGGCTCTGTGATTTCACGGCAACGGACGCCGGAAGCCCCGCAGGCGAGGTCGCCGCCTCCGCAGGGGACGGCACCTCCGCGGCCGGCACGACCCTCGACGGCCTCTCATCGTCCTCCCCGGACGCCGGCAGTACGGGGGCGGCCGATATCATCCTTGCAAGCCCCGCCCTTCTCTGGGCGGTGCTCTTTGTCATCATCAATATCGCCCTTCTCTGGGCAGTCCGGTCGGGCCGGACGGGCCTTCCGGCGAACCTGGACGTCGGCACCGTCGCCCTCACCTCCCTTGTCGCCCTCCCGGTCTCCGGGTGCCTCGCTCTCCTTCTCTCCGGCGACGTGATGCTCGGGTCGACGGGGGCGATCGTGTACATGCTCGCGGGGACCGTGCTTGCCGCCGTTGTCTGGACGCGGGGGCTGATGACGAAGAAAACGACACTTCTCCTGCTGGGGGCGACGACCGCCTTCGGTTTCGTCTTCGCAGCTCCGCTCATGCCGGTGTATTTCTACGGCTTCGTGGCGACGCTCACAGGCATCCAGGTACTGGGACTGGGCATGGCAGCCATCCTCCTCCTCGTGCTGCTGACCTTCTTTACCGGGCGGGCATTCTGCGCCCACATCTGTCCGGTCGGGACTCTACAGGAGCTTGCCTCGCGGCTTCCCGGCAGGAAATTCCGGGTGAACAACCGCATCGTTCCGCAGGCGGTCCGGCTCGTGGTGCTCGCGGCGGCCGTCGCCGGGGTTTTCGTATCGGTGAACCTCCTCGCCGCCACGGGGGTGGAGTCGTTCTTCTCGCTCGCCCTTACGGCAGGAACCCTCGTCTTTGCGGCGATCCTCGTGGTCTCGATCGTCGTGTACCGGCCCCTCTGCCGGTTCCTCTGCCCCTTCGGCGCGGTCTTTTCGGCCTGTGCGGCGGTCGGGACGACCGGTATCGTCCGCACCGACGCCTGCATCGGGTGCCGGAAGTGCGAGAAGGTCTGCCCGACGGGGGAGGCGGCACCCGATACGAGAAACGCCGAGTGCTATCTCTGCGGCCGGTGCACGGAGGTATGCCCGGTCGAGGGGGCGCTCGTCTTTTCGGACCCGTTTGCCGGTGAAAAGAAGATCTAG
- a CDS encoding flavodoxin family protein, producing MLVMAFNGSPRKKWNTATMLEHALEGAASRGARTELVHLCDLDYSGCTSCFACKRLGGKSYGTCSVEDDLTPVLERVEESADAVILGTPIYFMAETGMMRNLMERLLFPYLTYSNAPNLFPREMPVALIYTMNMHEDQAGDTFFDARVALNEEIFHSVFGRTESLMSYDTLQFDDYAKYETDIFDAEAKARRRREVFPADCERAYALGDRLVRRP from the coding sequence ATGCTGGTGATGGCCTTCAACGGGAGCCCCCGAAAGAAATGGAATACGGCAACGATGCTCGAACATGCCCTCGAGGGAGCGGCGTCCCGGGGGGCACGGACCGAGCTCGTGCACCTCTGCGACCTTGATTATTCCGGGTGTACGAGCTGTTTTGCCTGCAAGCGGCTTGGCGGAAAGAGCTACGGTACCTGCAGCGTTGAGGACGACCTCACCCCCGTCCTCGAGCGGGTGGAGGAGTCGGCGGATGCCGTCATCCTCGGAACGCCGATCTACTTCATGGCCGAGACGGGGATGATGCGAAACCTCATGGAACGCCTCCTCTTTCCGTATCTCACCTACTCGAACGCCCCGAACCTCTTTCCCCGGGAGATGCCGGTGGCGCTCATCTATACGATGAACATGCACGAGGATCAGGCGGGGGACACCTTCTTCGACGCCCGCGTGGCCCTCAACGAGGAGATCTTCCACAGCGTCTTCGGCCGGACGGAGTCTTTGATGAGCTATGACACACTCCAGTTCGACGACTACGCGAAGTACGAGACGGACATCTTCGACGCGGAGGCGAAGGCGAGACGGCGCAGGGAGGTATTCCCGGCCGACTGCGAGCGGGCGTATGCCTTGGGTGACCGGCTGGTCCGGCGGCCGTAG
- a CDS encoding phosphoglycerate kinase — protein MKFGTLNDADIHGKTVLLRVDFNSPIDPASNLILDDKRFREHVPTVRACEDARCVILTHQSRPGKKDFTTLEGHAAKLDQMIPQPVTYVDDIFGRSARETVAAMEPGEVVMLENVRFNAEENLKMPAAEAKNTHLVRRLAAMGDLYVNDAFGTAHRSQPTIVGLPLALRSVAGLLMEKEVSTLGRVFSGAPDPVTFVLGGTKVDDSLDVAANVLEKGIADTVLAVGVVANVFFMAQGIDVGTPARDLITQLGYTGEVAKAKEILARHGDRVVLPETVAVRDGDARRDVPVEAIGNLPVLDLGLESVGPITDLIRSSGTVVLNGPAGVFEDPLFATGTNEILRASAAAEFSVVGGGHTAAVIESMGIASGFSHISTGGGACIEFLTGKTLPAVAALEESRTIFG, from the coding sequence ATGAAGTTTGGAACCCTCAACGATGCTGATATTCATGGAAAGACGGTGCTTCTCCGTGTCGATTTCAACTCGCCCATTGACCCGGCATCGAACCTGATTCTGGATGACAAACGGTTCCGCGAACATGTGCCGACGGTGCGGGCATGCGAGGACGCCCGGTGTGTCATCCTCACCCACCAGTCCCGGCCGGGAAAGAAGGACTTCACGACCCTCGAGGGCCATGCGGCAAAACTCGACCAGATGATCCCCCAGCCGGTCACCTATGTGGACGACATCTTCGGCCGGAGCGCCCGGGAGACGGTCGCCGCGATGGAACCCGGTGAGGTCGTCATGCTCGAAAACGTCCGCTTCAACGCGGAGGAGAACCTGAAGATGCCCGCTGCGGAGGCGAAGAACACCCATCTCGTCCGAAGGCTCGCCGCGATGGGCGACCTCTACGTCAACGACGCCTTCGGGACCGCCCACCGGTCCCAGCCGACGATCGTTGGCCTTCCCCTTGCCCTCCGCTCGGTGGCAGGACTCCTGATGGAGAAGGAGGTGTCCACCCTCGGCAGGGTCTTCTCCGGCGCCCCGGACCCGGTGACCTTCGTTCTCGGGGGGACGAAGGTGGACGACTCCCTCGATGTCGCCGCCAACGTCCTCGAAAAGGGGATTGCAGATACAGTCCTTGCGGTCGGCGTCGTCGCAAATGTCTTTTTTATGGCACAGGGCATCGATGTCGGCACGCCCGCCCGCGATCTCATCACCCAGCTGGGCTACACCGGCGAGGTGGCAAAGGCGAAGGAGATCCTCGCCCGCCACGGCGACCGCGTGGTGCTCCCGGAGACCGTTGCGGTCCGCGACGGTGATGCCCGCCGTGATGTGCCGGTGGAGGCCATCGGCAACCTCCCCGTCCTCGACCTCGGCCTCGAGTCCGTAGGCCCCATCACCGACCTGATCCGCTCGTCGGGGACGGTGGTCCTCAACGGCCCGGCGGGCGTCTTCGAAGACCCGCTCTTTGCCACCGGGACGAACGAAATTCTCCGCGCCTCCGCCGCGGCGGAGTTCTCGGTCGTCGGCGGCGGCCACACGGCGGCGGTCATCGAGTCGATGGGCATCGCATCCGGCTTCTCCCACATCTCCACCGGCGGCGGGGCCTGCATCGAGTTTCTGACGGGAAAGACGCTTCCTGCCGTTGCGGCCCTGGAAGAGTCCCGGACCATCTTCGGCTGA
- a CDS encoding YqhA family protein: MKTTDTTGRAGPPEDQHMVERIFEMGLWSTRYIVILGVIFGAISAVALFIAGSLEIYNVLSEFLFAAESHIGHEEILIAIIGAIDFYLIALVLLIFSFGIYELFISELDIARMAGDFGNILEVTNLDDLKNKIVKVIIMVLIVSFFQRILSMTFTTSLDMLWMAISICVICVGVYFLGRHV; this comes from the coding sequence ATGAAAACAACAGATACCACCGGAAGGGCAGGTCCGCCGGAGGACCAGCACATGGTCGAACGAATCTTTGAGATGGGACTCTGGAGCACCCGCTATATCGTGATCCTCGGGGTCATCTTCGGGGCAATCAGTGCAGTCGCCCTCTTTATCGCGGGCTCCCTTGAGATCTATAACGTGCTCAGCGAGTTTCTCTTTGCAGCGGAATCGCATATCGGGCATGAGGAGATCCTCATCGCCATCATCGGCGCAATCGATTTCTATCTGATTGCGCTGGTGCTGCTGATCTTCTCCTTCGGGATATACGAACTCTTCATCTCGGAACTGGACATCGCCCGCATGGCAGGCGATTTCGGGAACATTCTCGAGGTGACAAACCTGGACGACCTGAAGAACAAGATCGTCAAGGTGATCATCATGGTGCTCATCGTCAGTTTCTTCCAGCGCATCCTCTCGATGACTTTCACCACCTCCCTCGACATGCTCTGGATGGCCATCTCCATCTGTGTCATCTGCGTCGGCGTCTACTTTTTGGGACGCCACGTCTGA
- a CDS encoding DUF4013 domain-containing protein — MDIGEMLGSSFTYAKEGLIGEWKRWALLLISTIIFPFLYGYLLRIYRGAVPAPDPDDWVKMFVDGILMIVIGFIYAIPVIIVAMVLMGASIFALIANPESAAGMGGMIVGILVTLILALIISLISNFALIRFAREGKFGEAFNLKAILAVISKVGWLHYFIAVLVFGIITTVIMMALQFIPFIGFILYLIALPFIAVWSARYITLIYESGAPADNW, encoded by the coding sequence ATGGATATTGGTGAAATGCTTGGATCCTCCTTTACATATGCAAAGGAAGGACTTATCGGCGAATGGAAGCGATGGGCGCTCCTGCTCATCTCGACGATCATATTCCCGTTCCTGTACGGATATCTCCTCAGGATCTACCGGGGCGCCGTACCGGCACCGGACCCCGATGACTGGGTGAAGATGTTCGTGGACGGCATCCTGATGATCGTGATTGGGTTCATCTACGCCATCCCCGTGATCATCGTGGCGATGGTTCTCATGGGTGCGTCCATCTTCGCACTCATTGCAAACCCCGAATCCGCCGCAGGAATGGGCGGCATGATCGTGGGCATACTCGTTACCCTCATCCTCGCCCTGATCATCAGCCTCATATCGAACTTTGCCCTCATCCGGTTCGCCCGCGAAGGAAAGTTCGGCGAGGCATTCAACCTGAAGGCGATCCTTGCGGTCATCTCGAAGGTCGGCTGGCTGCACTACTTCATCGCCGTGCTCGTCTTCGGCATCATCACGACCGTGATCATGATGGCCCTTCAGTTCATCCCGTTCATCGGCTTCATCCTCTACCTCATCGCCCTGCCCTTCATCGCTGTCTGGTCGGCCCGCTACATCACGCTGATCTACGAGAGCGGGGCACCTGCGGATAACTGGTAA
- a CDS encoding DUF4013 domain-containing protein codes for MGIAIGETLGSSFEYAKEGLFGQWVRWILLIIISAIPIINFIFTGYTLRVMKGITPAPELEDYVDLFVTGLIAFIIGFIWFLPAMIVGMILIGGAIISGTLFDVSSNAAALAGALVGLGIGAAVTALVFIIFSLVAIIGIIRYARTGKFGEAFAFSAILETIKSIGWLNYFLAILIFEIVAVIVYVILAIIPIIGWLLAIIAVPFIGIWYARYVAIIYDSAGVTA; via the coding sequence ATGGGCATTGCAATCGGAGAAACACTCGGAAGCTCCTTCGAGTACGCGAAGGAGGGACTGTTCGGACAATGGGTGCGCTGGATTCTGCTCATCATCATCAGTGCCATTCCCATCATCAATTTCATCTTCACGGGGTACACCCTGCGCGTGATGAAGGGTATCACTCCCGCACCGGAACTGGAAGACTATGTCGATCTCTTCGTCACCGGTCTTATCGCCTTCATCATCGGCTTCATCTGGTTCCTGCCGGCGATGATCGTCGGGATGATCCTCATCGGAGGGGCGATCATCAGCGGAACCCTGTTTGACGTATCCTCCAACGCAGCGGCGCTTGCGGGCGCCCTGGTCGGACTGGGTATCGGCGCTGCGGTGACCGCACTCGTCTTCATCATCTTCTCGCTCGTTGCGATCATCGGGATCATCCGCTATGCACGGACGGGGAAGTTCGGCGAGGCCTTTGCCTTCAGCGCCATCCTCGAGACAATCAAATCCATCGGCTGGCTGAACTACTTCCTCGCCATCCTCATCTTCGAGATTGTCGCTGTCATTGTCTATGTCATCCTCGCCATCATCCCCATCATCGGGTGGCTCCTCGCCATCATCGCGGTTCCCTTCATCGGCATCTGGTATGCCCGCTATGTTGCAATCATCTATGACAGTGCAGGCGTCACGGCATAA